A single genomic interval of Spirosoma linguale DSM 74 harbors:
- a CDS encoding TonB-dependent receptor plug (PFAM: TonB-dependent receptor plug~KEGG: mxa:MXAN_4746 TonB-dependent receptor) — protein MKTQVKASVSFPDRSTGKHLRRVFRLTIFLLGIEGALGLMNLSTANQAFAQQVKQLTGRVLDSQKNPVPGATIVAKGSNTGVTTDADGKFTLSVSNTISSLVISYIGMTPQEIEVGNRSAMGDIVLSESSMVLREVVVTALGIERAAKTITYSIQKLGGEQINEVRDANFTNTLSGKIAGLTITPSANGPGGATRIVLRGNRSIQGSNNALIVVDGVPIDNSTPAGQVRSDAGGQSGSDGASSINPDDIESLNVLKGAAGAALYGSRAANGVIIITTKRGKSGKLDVNINSGVTIDRALTTPNLQNAYAQGSGGTYSTLASGSWGPAISGQSVTNWQGQTVNLQAYPDNIKDFFQTAVSTNNSVGVSGGSEKIQTYLSYSNNYINGIVPNNRLSRNTFNGRMSVDLTSRLSVDAKVTYMLQNIYDKPGVGGDGLVVANIFRIPRSVDPETLKSYKTVNVSGIETPTYWTTTDAVYMNPYWTINNTHHDENRSRVTGLLVMRYKLTDWLNIQGRVSSDSYNDFITQKYTNNTVNYARQPGGFYSEGNDFIAERNLDVLLTGTNRLTDDLKVNYNLGGSVLSRRLRHRVNAADGLGFPNKYDLSYATTLKVEAVTSKRELQSVYGTAQFAYRDYLFLDLTARNDWSSTLPSPYAYFYPSVGISAILSEMVRMPAWISLGKVRASVTKVGNDASPYLLGQTYSYIRGGFGGYIASSSTKAISDLKPELTQSLEIGTEWGFYNNRLGLDLTYYKTNSQNQLLQVASPASSGYSTLNVNAGNIQNSGVEVVLTAKPIVTKDFTWNIGLNYARNTNKVLELYEGVSLFYLGSSANVRMATPVIKEGGSYGDLYGYKWKTMNGQYVVNANGVPVKTDAIEKLGNFNPKFTAGFSNNFTYKNWNLNLLIDGKFGGIVTSGTSAQMAYAGTSASTTTFREANSWLIPGVTPEGQPNTVSVNAEKFWQTVSQGDYSWGEFFTYDATNVRVRELTLGYNFTRLPGFFKNARLSFVARNLLFLYRGNALLNVPGIGKRKLDFDPEVSFGNSNFQGVEYYNLPSTRNIGVNLKLSF, from the coding sequence ATGAAAACACAAGTAAAAGCATCCGTCAGTTTTCCTGATCGTAGTACAGGCAAGCACCTCCGGCGGGTTTTCCGTCTGACCATTTTTCTCCTCGGTATCGAAGGGGCGTTGGGTCTGATGAACCTGTCTACCGCAAACCAGGCCTTCGCACAGCAGGTGAAACAGCTTACAGGTCGCGTGCTGGATAGCCAGAAAAATCCCGTTCCGGGTGCAACGATTGTGGCCAAAGGCAGCAATACGGGCGTTACAACCGATGCCGACGGAAAGTTTACGCTTTCCGTTTCCAATACGATCAGTTCACTCGTCATCTCTTATATTGGCATGACACCACAGGAAATTGAAGTGGGTAATCGCTCCGCAATGGGTGATATCGTTCTGTCGGAAAGCAGCATGGTATTACGCGAAGTGGTCGTAACGGCACTCGGTATCGAACGAGCGGCCAAAACCATTACCTACTCGATCCAGAAACTTGGTGGTGAGCAAATTAACGAGGTGCGGGATGCTAACTTTACCAACACACTCTCCGGCAAAATTGCGGGCTTGACCATTACGCCATCGGCAAACGGGCCCGGCGGTGCAACCCGCATTGTGCTCCGGGGCAACCGCTCCATTCAAGGCTCCAACAATGCCCTGATCGTTGTCGACGGTGTGCCTATCGACAACTCAACGCCTGCGGGCCAGGTGCGAAGTGATGCCGGTGGACAGAGCGGCAGCGATGGCGCGTCGAGCATAAACCCCGATGATATTGAGTCACTTAACGTACTGAAAGGAGCCGCCGGAGCCGCCTTGTATGGCAGCCGGGCCGCCAACGGGGTTATCATTATCACGACGAAAAGAGGAAAAAGCGGCAAGCTTGACGTCAATATCAACTCAGGGGTGACTATCGACCGGGCTTTAACCACGCCTAATTTACAGAATGCTTATGCTCAGGGATCGGGAGGAACTTACTCAACACTGGCAAGCGGAAGCTGGGGGCCAGCCATCAGCGGACAGAGTGTAACCAACTGGCAGGGCCAAACGGTTAATCTTCAGGCTTATCCCGACAATATCAAAGACTTTTTCCAGACTGCGGTATCGACTAATAACTCAGTGGGCGTGAGTGGCGGCTCCGAGAAAATACAGACCTATCTGTCGTATTCAAATAACTACATCAACGGCATCGTACCCAATAACCGCCTGTCGCGCAATACCTTCAATGGTCGGATGAGCGTCGATTTAACGAGTCGGCTATCCGTCGATGCCAAGGTCACTTACATGCTTCAGAACATTTACGATAAGCCCGGTGTGGGTGGCGACGGCCTCGTAGTTGCCAACATTTTCAGGATTCCCCGAAGTGTGGACCCCGAAACCCTGAAGTCCTATAAGACGGTGAACGTCAGTGGAATTGAAACGCCCACCTACTGGACCACCACGGATGCCGTCTATATGAACCCTTACTGGACCATCAACAATACCCACCACGACGAGAACCGGAGTCGGGTAACGGGCCTGCTGGTGATGCGCTACAAACTTACCGACTGGCTGAACATTCAGGGGCGTGTCAGTTCCGACAGTTACAACGACTTCATAACCCAGAAATACACCAACAATACCGTCAACTACGCTCGTCAGCCCGGTGGTTTTTATTCGGAAGGCAATGATTTCATTGCCGAGCGCAATCTTGATGTATTGCTGACCGGTACTAACCGGCTGACGGATGATTTGAAAGTAAACTATAACCTGGGTGGTTCTGTGCTGAGCCGGCGCCTGCGCCACCGCGTTAATGCGGCCGACGGCCTTGGCTTCCCCAACAAATATGACCTCAGCTATGCTACTACGCTGAAAGTAGAAGCCGTTACCAGCAAACGTGAACTTCAGTCAGTTTACGGAACGGCCCAATTTGCCTATCGGGATTACCTGTTTCTGGACCTGACAGCCCGCAACGACTGGTCGAGCACGTTACCCTCGCCTTATGCCTACTTTTACCCATCTGTAGGTATATCAGCAATCCTTTCCGAAATGGTCAGGATGCCCGCCTGGATTAGCCTTGGCAAAGTTCGGGCCTCGGTGACCAAGGTGGGGAACGATGCCAGCCCTTATCTGTTAGGCCAGACGTATAGCTATATCCGTGGGGGCTTCGGAGGCTATATTGCCAGCAGCAGCACCAAAGCTATATCAGACCTTAAACCGGAGCTGACCCAATCGCTGGAGATCGGCACGGAATGGGGCTTTTACAACAATCGGCTGGGCCTTGACCTAACCTATTACAAAACCAACTCTCAGAACCAGTTGCTCCAGGTCGCTTCACCGGCCTCGTCCGGCTATTCGACGCTGAATGTGAATGCGGGCAATATCCAGAACTCGGGTGTAGAGGTGGTGTTGACCGCTAAGCCAATTGTAACAAAGGATTTTACCTGGAATATTGGCCTGAACTATGCTCGAAACACCAATAAAGTACTTGAATTGTATGAGGGAGTGAGCCTATTTTACCTTGGCTCATCGGCCAATGTACGTATGGCCACACCCGTTATCAAAGAGGGTGGTTCATACGGCGATCTATATGGCTACAAATGGAAAACGATGAACGGTCAGTACGTGGTCAACGCCAATGGTGTACCGGTAAAAACCGACGCTATTGAAAAACTGGGCAACTTCAACCCGAAGTTCACCGCAGGCTTCAGCAACAATTTCACCTACAAAAACTGGAACCTGAACCTGCTCATCGACGGCAAGTTTGGCGGAATTGTAACTTCGGGCACATCCGCTCAGATGGCCTATGCGGGCACTTCGGCCAGTACGACAACCTTCCGGGAAGCCAACTCCTGGCTCATTCCCGGTGTTACCCCCGAGGGTCAACCCAATACAGTCTCCGTAAATGCAGAGAAATTTTGGCAAACCGTTTCGCAGGGCGACTACTCGTGGGGCGAGTTTTTCACCTACGACGCCACCAACGTTCGGGTACGTGAATTAACGCTGGGCTACAATTTTACCCGGCTGCCGGGATTCTTCAAAAACGCCCGCCTATCGTTCGTAGCCCGCAACCTGCTCTTCCTCTACCGGGGAAATGCCCTCCTCAACGTACCCGGCATTGGCAAACGGAAACTTGATTTCGACCCCGAAGTGAGCTTTGGCAACAGCAACTTCCAGGGTGTGGAGTATTATAACCTGCCATCGACCCGAAACATTGGTGTGAACCTCAAACTCTCTTTTTAA
- a CDS encoding transcriptional regulator, GntR family (PFAM: GntR domain protein; regulatory protein GntR HTH~SMART: regulatory protein GntR HTH~KEGG: bpy:Bphyt_4793 transcriptional regulator, GntR family), whose translation MKVDSLANKAYIEIRRKILSNQLVAGTRLKEDLWAKKMEVNRIAVREALTRLQGEQLIVFGEKGGYFVKSMTADDIREIREIREILELGALRLAIQKIDEQQLGRLEEICNDFTSMVERGYLSGALEADVKFHETLIDCAGNSKLLDIYQISNIPLFHQKIGKTQIHMDDYEQTDQEHRQILKALKEKNLALAQEALTRHLLRGESASLEIE comes from the coding sequence ATGAAAGTCGATTCGCTTGCAAATAAAGCTTACATTGAGATTAGGCGAAAAATATTATCTAACCAGTTAGTGGCGGGCACTCGCTTAAAAGAAGATTTGTGGGCAAAAAAGATGGAGGTCAACCGGATAGCCGTTCGTGAGGCCCTAACCCGGCTACAGGGCGAACAACTGATTGTTTTTGGGGAGAAGGGCGGCTACTTCGTAAAGTCGATGACAGCCGATGACATTCGGGAAATACGGGAAATACGGGAAATACTGGAGCTGGGAGCCCTGCGGCTAGCTATTCAGAAGATTGATGAACAGCAGCTTGGCAGGCTGGAAGAAATCTGTAATGATTTTACGTCTATGGTAGAAAGGGGATACCTGAGCGGTGCCCTGGAAGCCGATGTAAAATTCCACGAGACCCTGATCGACTGCGCTGGCAATTCAAAATTACTGGATATTTATCAGATAAGTAATATTCCCTTATTCCATCAGAAAATCGGCAAAACCCAAATCCATATGGATGACTATGAGCAAACGGATCAGGAACATCGCCAGATCCTTAAAGCGCTAAAAGAGAAAAACTTAGCTCTGGCTCAGGAAGCACTGACCCGGCATCTGCTCCGGGGCGAATCAGCTTCGTTAGAAATTGAATAA
- a CDS encoding multi-sensor signal transduction histidine kinase (KEGG: gbm:Gbem_0801 multi-sensor hybrid histidine kinase~TIGRFAM: PAS sensor protein~PFAM: ATP-binding region ATPase domain protein; GAF domain protein; PAS fold-3 domain protein; PAS fold-4 domain protein; PAS fold domain protein; histidine kinase A domain protein~SMART: ATP-binding region ATPase domain protein; GAF domain protein; histidine kinase A domain protein; PAC repeat-containing protein; PAS domain containing protein) — protein sequence MYLEGVFFPDNKLADLRISWTSSGELTGTILSEFISKEVLSSLCFNLTHRNSACLNLSNDNSLQGVWQIAPVKEGYLATFQAHKTNYNQENTIQESPDELLRRLEYRRTFNGLTSTLINLPFSQLDEFLLNALEQMGRYTGADRCYMFRYSASDHEMSCTHEWCATGILPQQEMLQDLPVSLFPWWHQNMVRGETICLYSLEDLPAEAQAERDILADQQILSLLVIPIMMEQRPLGFIGFDAVTEARHWNSEDVELLETFSQLLVNTLKRFSHEQSIITFSRRESIMNQIHETLLAREVTPFGAQLQVLHHLYTLIPAELMAIYNVAEEPPLAVATSWLISGNATSEFDTRYPETIPLQNCSEHERAQFLSAAVKAGRACESVCCLPIQQESRLLGYLLIADPRRHLLTQDDLALLQRAAYLLADFRVRKELVEQLQVQTNQLTETNQLLSAIVESTPVGLALFSPKWQHDRIYDFAYQFTNPANVRLTGRSLDQMRDNTLLTLFPEINQGGLFDKLVQTALTGQAQHFDEYIRHDGMRMWAYFTLIRIGQDVLFTVQDITPQKEAEELLRHQNELLEKQVELRTNEIRHLNALQKAIINYAALGFAATDTQGIIQLINPALEVMTGYKAHELVGKVSPGVLRAPQTHQRLIQQLTPHLDDPTLEGDALVTAYVQEHTFLQRENTLQHKDGHLLPVLSTVSGLYDEQGVLLGYVDFVTDISVFKQAQETAKKAYHRLQLAADTAGLGIWEYDLATEKFSLDDQMYRICGIDNQHMPLDAELFSNLIHPADRERFQQAKSYALANKLTSSLNFRLLQPSGQLVYGEMRMQPLLDEHQQPIQLIGVVQDRTAQRQTELALQRSKERYLALVNNLHEIVFQIDLTGSFTFLNNAWTETIGYPLADSIGQSILSFLSPADHQVCSQLIDQLVTKETQLCQKTVAFIAQNGETKIAEVDARLLTDAQELPIGITGTFRDVTQQNKATDALRQSEQRFKAIFNSTFQMIGLLCPQGTILEMNDTACLASGKSMDELAGKYLWETYCWQLSPAIWQKCRAAVTRAAGGEPVNYETNIWLAGQTVVPIDFSVRPLFNDAGEVVLLIVEGHDLSSYKQMQQALQESEQRFREIAEKVDSLFWIREGGSPRFSYVNPMYERITGRSCESLYEDPTSFLDFVVEEDRPMLLQLLKLDQPYDGPIHFQARIAGKIRWFEIRGFFTKDATGKVVRHIGVGQDVTSQMENKQVMEAALEREQALNKLKSLFVSMASHQFRTPLMTIQSSSELIEFLVNQDNTDQKPAVQRHLHRIKGEVGKLTNILADILLLGQSDSGKISMQAEQVNLLPYITQIRDDYFSTGLGQRRVLIQANEQDYWAAVDRKLMSHVLQNLLTNATKYSKGDPLIRLTQTEQTIQLEVIDDGIGIPAGELPLLFDSFFRASNARQFQGTGLGLSIARQFVELHNGTITVQSEVGKGTTFTVTLPAGEPPLSDAV from the coding sequence ATGTACCTGGAAGGCGTATTTTTTCCAGATAATAAACTTGCGGATCTTCGAATTAGCTGGACTTCCTCAGGTGAACTGACCGGCACGATCTTATCTGAGTTTATATCGAAGGAGGTACTAAGTTCCCTTTGTTTCAACCTCACTCATCGAAATAGTGCCTGTCTGAACCTAAGCAACGATAACAGTTTGCAGGGAGTCTGGCAAATCGCTCCCGTCAAGGAGGGGTATCTCGCTACGTTTCAAGCGCATAAAACAAACTACAATCAGGAAAATACCATACAGGAAAGTCCAGACGAACTCCTTCGTCGTCTTGAGTACAGGCGAACCTTCAATGGCCTGACCAGCACCTTAATTAACCTGCCTTTTTCGCAACTCGACGAGTTTTTGCTCAACGCCCTGGAACAAATGGGGCGGTATACCGGAGCTGATCGCTGTTATATGTTCAGGTATTCAGCATCGGACCACGAGATGAGCTGTACCCACGAATGGTGTGCAACAGGTATTTTACCCCAGCAGGAAATGTTGCAGGACTTACCGGTTAGCCTATTTCCGTGGTGGCACCAGAACATGGTACGTGGTGAAACCATCTGCCTGTACTCGCTGGAAGACCTGCCCGCTGAGGCTCAGGCGGAACGAGACATATTGGCCGATCAGCAAATTCTATCCCTGCTGGTCATTCCAATTATGATGGAACAGCGCCCTCTGGGGTTTATCGGGTTTGATGCGGTTACGGAAGCCAGGCATTGGAATAGCGAGGATGTCGAATTGCTGGAAACGTTCTCCCAACTGTTAGTCAATACCTTAAAGCGATTCTCACATGAGCAGTCGATCATTACGTTCAGTCGACGGGAATCGATCATGAATCAGATTCACGAAACCTTGCTGGCTCGTGAAGTCACTCCATTCGGTGCGCAATTGCAGGTATTGCACCATCTGTATACGCTTATACCGGCTGAGTTGATGGCTATATACAATGTGGCAGAAGAACCACCGCTTGCCGTCGCTACCAGCTGGCTAATAAGTGGAAATGCCACGAGTGAGTTCGATACACGTTATCCCGAAACGATACCTTTACAGAACTGTTCCGAACATGAACGGGCCCAATTCCTATCAGCAGCGGTAAAGGCCGGGCGGGCCTGCGAGTCGGTATGCTGCCTACCTATTCAGCAGGAGAGCCGACTGTTGGGGTACCTCCTGATTGCCGACCCACGCAGACACCTGTTAACCCAGGACGATCTGGCACTTCTTCAACGGGCGGCCTATCTGCTGGCCGACTTCCGGGTCCGAAAAGAATTGGTGGAACAGCTACAGGTGCAGACTAATCAACTGACCGAGACCAACCAGCTCTTATCGGCAATCGTAGAAAGTACCCCTGTCGGCCTTGCGTTGTTCAGCCCCAAATGGCAGCATGACCGGATTTATGACTTTGCGTATCAGTTTACCAACCCGGCCAATGTCAGGCTTACCGGCCGCAGCCTCGACCAGATGAGAGACAACACCTTGTTGACGCTCTTTCCCGAAATAAACCAGGGAGGGTTGTTTGACAAACTGGTTCAGACCGCACTTACCGGGCAGGCCCAGCATTTTGATGAATACATTCGTCATGATGGGATGCGTATGTGGGCTTACTTTACGCTCATCCGGATTGGACAGGATGTTCTTTTTACCGTGCAGGATATTACTCCGCAAAAAGAAGCAGAAGAACTCCTGCGCCATCAAAACGAACTACTGGAAAAGCAGGTTGAGCTACGAACCAACGAAATCAGGCACCTGAATGCGCTTCAGAAAGCCATCATCAATTACGCTGCGCTGGGATTTGCCGCAACAGATACACAAGGAATTATTCAGCTGATAAACCCGGCTCTGGAAGTAATGACGGGGTATAAAGCCCATGAATTGGTCGGCAAGGTCTCTCCCGGCGTGCTTCGGGCTCCCCAAACGCACCAGCGGCTAATTCAGCAGCTTACTCCCCACCTGGACGATCCAACACTGGAGGGTGATGCGCTTGTAACGGCCTATGTCCAGGAACATACTTTTTTACAACGGGAAAATACGCTCCAGCATAAAGATGGCCATCTGCTACCGGTTCTCTCAACGGTCAGCGGTTTATATGACGAGCAGGGAGTATTGCTGGGGTATGTTGATTTTGTAACGGATATCTCGGTGTTTAAACAGGCGCAGGAAACAGCAAAGAAAGCCTACCACCGGCTTCAGTTAGCTGCCGATACGGCCGGACTAGGCATTTGGGAATATGACCTGGCGACAGAAAAGTTCAGTCTGGACGACCAGATGTACCGTATCTGTGGCATCGATAACCAGCACATGCCGCTTGACGCGGAACTGTTCAGCAACCTCATTCACCCCGCTGACCGGGAACGCTTTCAACAGGCAAAGTCATATGCACTGGCGAACAAGCTAACCAGTAGTCTTAATTTTCGTCTGCTGCAACCCAGTGGGCAGCTTGTTTACGGCGAAATGCGCATGCAGCCCCTGCTGGATGAGCACCAGCAGCCGATTCAGTTAATTGGCGTCGTGCAGGACCGAACGGCTCAACGACAAACGGAACTGGCGCTTCAGCGAAGCAAGGAACGGTATCTGGCTTTAGTTAACAACCTGCATGAAATTGTTTTCCAGATAGATTTAACCGGGTCGTTCACCTTCCTGAATAACGCCTGGACCGAAACGATTGGTTACCCGCTGGCAGATTCTATCGGTCAATCCATTCTTTCATTTCTTTCTCCCGCCGATCATCAGGTATGTAGCCAGTTGATCGATCAGTTGGTGACTAAAGAAACGCAGCTCTGCCAAAAGACAGTTGCATTTATTGCTCAGAATGGCGAAACAAAAATAGCCGAAGTGGATGCCCGGCTCCTGACCGACGCACAGGAGTTACCGATAGGCATAACTGGCACATTCCGGGATGTGACGCAACAAAACAAAGCTACCGATGCGCTGCGGCAAAGTGAACAGCGCTTCAAAGCCATTTTTAATTCGACCTTCCAGATGATAGGACTCCTCTGCCCGCAGGGGACTATCCTCGAAATGAATGATACCGCCTGTCTGGCATCTGGAAAAAGCATGGATGAACTGGCCGGTAAGTACCTGTGGGAAACGTATTGCTGGCAACTCTCACCGGCGATCTGGCAAAAATGCCGGGCAGCCGTTACCAGGGCGGCAGGCGGAGAACCCGTAAATTACGAAACCAACATTTGGCTGGCGGGTCAAACGGTAGTTCCCATCGACTTTTCGGTACGGCCATTGTTCAACGATGCCGGAGAGGTTGTGCTGTTGATTGTGGAAGGACACGACCTGTCCAGTTACAAGCAGATGCAGCAGGCGTTACAGGAAAGTGAGCAACGCTTCCGGGAAATTGCCGAGAAAGTAGACTCTCTGTTCTGGATTCGGGAAGGCGGATCGCCCCGGTTCAGCTACGTCAACCCCATGTATGAACGCATAACGGGAAGGTCCTGTGAAAGCTTATATGAGGACCCAACTTCGTTTCTGGACTTTGTAGTGGAGGAAGACAGGCCCATGCTTCTACAGCTTTTAAAGTTGGACCAGCCTTATGACGGCCCGATTCATTTCCAGGCCAGAATAGCCGGTAAAATCCGCTGGTTTGAAATCCGGGGCTTTTTCACTAAAGATGCAACTGGTAAAGTAGTGAGGCATATTGGAGTTGGCCAGGATGTGACCAGTCAGATGGAGAATAAACAAGTGATGGAAGCAGCCCTTGAACGGGAGCAAGCCCTGAACAAGCTTAAATCCCTGTTTGTGTCCATGGCCTCGCACCAGTTTCGAACACCTCTGATGACCATTCAGTCCAGCTCAGAATTAATTGAGTTTTTAGTTAACCAGGATAATACCGACCAAAAGCCAGCTGTGCAGCGCCACCTGCACCGAATTAAGGGGGAAGTCGGGAAATTAACTAATATTCTGGCCGACATTCTGTTGTTGGGTCAGTCGGACTCCGGCAAGATTTCTATGCAGGCCGAACAGGTGAATCTGTTGCCCTATATTACCCAGATTCGGGATGACTATTTTTCCACTGGGTTAGGTCAACGGCGTGTTCTGATCCAGGCCAATGAACAGGACTACTGGGCTGCTGTCGACAGAAAGCTAATGAGTCACGTACTACAGAATCTGTTGACAAATGCCACGAAATATTCTAAGGGCGATCCCCTGATTCGACTCACTCAAACGGAGCAAACGATCCAACTAGAGGTAATCGATGATGGTATTGGTATCCCAGCCGGGGAGTTGCCCCTTTTGTTTGATTCTTTTTTCCGGGCCAGTAACGCCCGCCAGTTTCAGGGAACAGGCTTAGGCCTGTCGATCGCCCGTCAGTTTGTCGAACTGCATAATGGCACCATAACCGTACAAAGTGAAGTAGGGAAAGGGACAACGTTTACAGTTACCTTACCAGCCGGAGAGCCCCCCTTGTCAGATGCTGTTTGA